The Clostridia bacterium genome contains a region encoding:
- a CDS encoding class II fructose-1,6-bisphosphate aldolase produces the protein MPLVTVSELLRHAEAGGYAVGAFNCNNMEIVQAIVQAAEAERAPVIIQASQGAIRYAGLEYVAVLALTAAQRASVPMAVHLDHGLDFEQVVQCVRAGFTSVMFDGSRYPLKENIRRTRQVVEICRAVGVSVEGEIGRIGGVEDQVSVSDREAMLTDPEEAKQFAEATGVDSLAVAIGTAHGQYKGVPKLDFDRLRAIKQLVSVPIVLHGASGVSDEALRQAVKLGVRKINIDTNIREAFVAGVKSALEADPDQIDPRKILGPARERMQAVVREKIRVFGSSGQA, from the coding sequence ATGCCCTTAGTCACTGTTTCCGAGCTGCTTCGGCATGCTGAGGCTGGCGGGTACGCAGTAGGCGCATTCAACTGCAATAACATGGAAATAGTGCAAGCCATCGTCCAAGCAGCTGAGGCCGAGCGCGCTCCGGTGATTATCCAGGCTAGCCAAGGGGCCATTCGATACGCAGGTCTTGAGTATGTTGCCGTCCTGGCGTTGACAGCGGCTCAGCGGGCTAGCGTACCCATGGCCGTGCACTTGGATCACGGACTGGACTTTGAGCAGGTAGTTCAATGCGTGCGGGCCGGTTTTACTTCGGTGATGTTTGATGGTTCTCGCTATCCATTGAAAGAAAACATCAGGCGAACCCGGCAAGTAGTCGAGATTTGCCGGGCGGTAGGAGTATCAGTAGAGGGTGAGATCGGCCGAATTGGCGGAGTCGAAGACCAAGTTTCCGTGAGCGATCGCGAGGCCATGCTTACCGATCCCGAGGAGGCCAAGCAATTCGCCGAGGCTACCGGGGTTGACTCCTTAGCAGTAGCCATTGGCACTGCTCACGGTCAGTATAAAGGGGTTCCCAAGCTGGACTTTGATCGCCTGCGGGCCATCAAGCAGTTGGTATCGGTACCCATAGTATTACACGGTGCAAGCGGTGTTTCCGACGAAGCGTTGCGCCAAGCTGTCAAGTTGGGGGTCCGGAAAATTAACATTGATACCAACATTCGCGAGGCGTTTGTAGCTGGGGTAAAGAGCGCTCTGGAAGCTGATCCTGACCAAATCGATCCGCGCAAGATTCTTGGGCCCGCCCGCGAGCGCATGCAGGCGGTGGTGCGGGAGAAAATCCGGGTGTTTGGCAGTTCCGGCCAAGCCTAA
- the fsa gene encoding fructose-6-phosphate aldolase encodes MRLFIDTANVEEIREANSWGIISGVTTNPSLIAREGRDFREVVKEICTIVDGPVSAEVISLEAQAMVREARELAAIHPNVVVKIPMTIEGLKAVKVLAEEGIRSNVTLIFSANQALMAAIAGATYVSPFVGRLDDVGQSGTEVVADIVQIFSQYGFDTEIIVASVRHPLHVLEAARLGADIATVPFKVLEQMSRHPLTDVGIERFLADWKGVKR; translated from the coding sequence GTGAGGCTATTTATCGACACTGCCAACGTGGAAGAGATCCGGGAGGCCAACTCATGGGGGATCATTTCTGGCGTAACTACTAACCCTTCGCTAATAGCTCGGGAAGGCCGAGATTTTCGAGAAGTGGTCAAGGAGATCTGTACCATCGTTGACGGGCCCGTCAGTGCGGAGGTGATAAGCCTTGAGGCCCAGGCTATGGTTAGGGAAGCCAGGGAGCTGGCCGCTATTCACCCCAACGTGGTTGTTAAGATCCCTATGACCATCGAGGGCCTTAAGGCGGTGAAGGTATTGGCCGAGGAAGGGATTCGTAGCAATGTCACCTTAATTTTCTCGGCCAATCAGGCTCTAATGGCGGCCATAGCTGGCGCTACCTATGTAAGCCCTTTTGTTGGTCGGTTAGATGATGTTGGCCAGTCAGGGACGGAAGTAGTGGCTGATATTGTTCAGATCTTTTCTCAGTATGGTTTTGACACCGAAATTATTGTAGCTAGTGTGCGTCACCCTTTGCACGTACTGGAGGCCGCGCGCCTAGGAGCGGATATCGCTACAGTTCCCTTTAAAGTGTTGGAGCAGATGTCCCGCCACCCCTTGACTGATGTTGGAATTGAACGCTTTTTGGCTGATTGGAAAGGAGT